CCTGGCCCAGCTTTTTCTCTTGCAGCTCCCGCTTCCAGTCCAGCACGCGAGCCTTGGCGGCCTCGGCCTCTGCCTCGGGAATCATGCCCTTCTGCTGATAGAAGCGAGACAGAATGGTAAAACCCATGGCATCATCCGGGGTCAGGGCGATCAGCCGTTTGGCCGTCTCAATCGCCTCGTCGAGCATGTCCTTGTCGGCATACGCATGGGCCAGATCGTGGACGGCGTCGACGTAATCGGGATCAATGTCGAGGACCGCCTGATAGGCTTTGATCGCTCCGTCCGCTTCGCCGTCGCACAGCAGGTCGTAGGC
This sequence is a window from Desulfurellaceae bacterium. Protein-coding genes within it:
- a CDS encoding tetratricopeptide repeat protein, which translates into the protein MPSIEELYDQAYDLLCDGEADGAIKAYQAVLDIDPDYVDAVHDLAHAYADKDMLDEAIETAKRLIALTPDDAMGFTILSRFYQQKGMIPEAEAEAAKARVLDWKRELQEKKLGQG